Proteins encoded within one genomic window of Methanothrix harundinacea 6Ac:
- a CDS encoding carboxymuconolactone decarboxylase family protein → MKEEVFFGEGMVGVKKDYPDLYEAIVGLNEATYTGKVLDYKTQKLIALGIAAASSDERATKKQMMSAKKEFGVTKDEIVDVLRVVLLTSGMPPFTKAMKILYEL, encoded by the coding sequence ATGAAAGAAGAGGTTTTCTTCGGCGAGGGGATGGTCGGCGTCAAGAAGGATTACCCCGACCTCTACGAGGCGATCGTCGGCCTGAACGAGGCGACTTACACGGGAAAGGTTCTCGACTACAAAACCCAGAAGCTGATCGCCCTGGGGATCGCCGCCGCCTCCTCCGACGAGAGGGCGACGAAGAAGCAGATGATGAGCGCGAAGAAGGAGTTCGGGGTCACCAAAGACGAGATCGTCGACGTCCTGAGGGTGGTCCTTCTGACGTCGGGGATGCCCCCCTTCACCAAGGCTATGAAGATCCTCTACGAGCTTTAG
- a CDS encoding radical SAM/SPASM domain-containing protein: MIIFSKALADQATVWDSIRRAEGAEGPVPDEMIRFSGEKKPVVMWNITRHCNLNCDHCYIDATEAAAEELKLEEGIRLIDELAALKIPMLILTGGEPLLSRNFYAYAFHAREVGLRTVISTNGTLITPEVARLLREAEVRYVGVSLDSCRPEAHDRFRGVKGAYDRAIEGLANAREAGLKTGLRVTLTKDNWHEVPALLDLALELGVPRFCLYHLVPVGRGAEISDRDVSAEERRSVIRFLAEAAVELKDREIEILSTDSPMDGAYLLEMLKDEPERRERVRQLLKNSGGCTAGVKVANINHRGDVLPCHFMPEVVVGNVRERSFKEIWMDDPSPELLALRDIRSKLTGACGDCEYLDVCGGCRQKARYYCGDICGEDPTCVVKDLLGK; encoded by the coding sequence ATGATAATATTCTCCAAGGCCCTGGCGGACCAGGCGACGGTCTGGGACTCCATCAGGAGAGCAGAAGGGGCGGAAGGGCCCGTCCCCGACGAGATGATCAGGTTCTCGGGAGAGAAGAAGCCGGTGGTGATGTGGAACATCACCCGCCACTGCAACCTCAATTGTGACCACTGCTACATCGACGCTACGGAGGCAGCGGCGGAGGAGCTGAAGCTCGAAGAGGGGATAAGGCTCATCGACGAGCTCGCCGCCCTCAAGATACCGATGCTGATCCTCACCGGAGGGGAGCCCCTCCTGAGCAGAAACTTCTACGCCTACGCATTTCATGCGAGAGAGGTCGGCCTGCGGACGGTCATCTCGACGAACGGGACCCTCATCACCCCGGAGGTGGCACGCCTCCTCAGGGAGGCGGAGGTGAGGTACGTCGGGGTCTCCCTCGACTCCTGCAGGCCCGAGGCCCACGACAGATTCCGGGGCGTGAAGGGCGCCTACGATAGGGCGATCGAGGGGCTCGCAAACGCCCGGGAAGCCGGCCTCAAGACCGGCCTGAGGGTCACCCTCACCAAGGACAACTGGCACGAGGTCCCCGCCCTCCTCGACCTCGCCCTGGAGCTGGGGGTCCCTAGGTTCTGCCTCTACCACCTCGTCCCCGTGGGGAGGGGGGCGGAGATCTCCGACCGGGACGTCTCCGCCGAGGAGAGGCGGAGCGTCATCAGGTTCCTCGCCGAGGCTGCCGTCGAGCTGAAGGACCGGGAGATCGAGATCCTCTCCACCGACTCCCCCATGGACGGGGCGTACCTCCTGGAGATGCTGAAGGACGAGCCGGAGAGGCGGGAGCGGGTCCGCCAGCTCCTCAAGAACTCCGGGGGCTGCACCGCCGGGGTGAAGGTCGCCAACATAAACCATCGGGGGGACGTCCTCCCCTGCCACTTCATGCCCGAGGTGGTCGTCGGGAACGTCCGGGAGAGGAGCTTCAAGGAGATCTGGATGGACGATCCGTCCCCGGAGCTCCTGGCCCTGAGGGATATCAGGTCGAAGCTCACGGGGGCCTGCGGCGACTGCGAGTACCTGGACGTCTGCGGCGGCTGCCGACAGAAGGCTCGGTACTACTGCGGGGACATCTGCGGCGAGGATCCGACCTGCGTGGTGAAGGACCTGTTGGGGAAGTGA
- the larC gene encoding nickel pincer cofactor biosynthesis protein LarC — protein sequence MRLLLFDPSSGASGDMIMASLLDLGADPDAVRKAVESVGCTLEISRAEKHHISAARVRIHAGGKRYRTLAEARSVLAAAALAPQARDRSMKIMEILAEAEGRVHGVSGEEVRFHEIGALDALADIAGSAAAWESLGADRVVVLPISVGSGTVVAAHGRLPVPAPATLEILKGSALLWRGGPVEGELLTPTGAAILAAFADEAAAEYPLIRAGASGYGAGSKDLAVPNLLRTVIGEPAAPKGPGESHPHPHHDRVVQLETNVDDVTGEVLGGLLEILMEAGALDVTIVPALMKKGRPASLIQVLAKKEEAERLARIVMKETGSLGVRVFPSLHRFVAEREEREVGFEIEGRPFRVRLKVSLIDGEILRIKAEHDDCRRIARESGLPLREVARRAEEAAWEELGRPPAPAHPSRP from the coding sequence ATGAGACTCCTCCTCTTCGACCCATCTTCGGGCGCCTCCGGCGACATGATCATGGCCTCCCTCCTGGACCTGGGGGCCGACCCGGATGCGGTAAGAAAAGCCGTCGAGTCGGTCGGCTGCACCCTTGAGATCTCCAGGGCGGAGAAGCACCACATCTCCGCCGCGAGGGTGAGGATCCATGCCGGCGGGAAGAGGTACAGGACCCTCGCGGAGGCGAGATCGGTCCTGGCGGCGGCAGCCCTCGCCCCCCAGGCCCGCGACCGTTCGATGAAGATCATGGAGATCCTGGCCGAGGCGGAGGGGAGGGTCCACGGCGTCTCCGGAGAGGAGGTGCGGTTCCACGAGATCGGGGCCCTGGACGCCCTCGCGGACATCGCCGGAAGCGCCGCTGCCTGGGAGAGCCTGGGGGCCGATCGGGTCGTCGTCCTCCCGATATCCGTCGGCTCGGGAACCGTCGTCGCCGCCCACGGCCGCCTCCCGGTCCCAGCGCCGGCGACCCTGGAGATCCTGAAGGGGTCGGCCCTCCTCTGGAGGGGCGGGCCCGTCGAAGGGGAGCTCTTGACCCCCACGGGGGCGGCGATCCTGGCGGCGTTCGCGGACGAGGCCGCCGCCGAATATCCTCTGATCCGGGCCGGGGCCTCGGGCTACGGAGCCGGATCGAAGGATTTGGCGGTCCCAAACCTCCTGCGGACCGTCATCGGTGAGCCGGCGGCACCGAAGGGCCCTGGCGAAAGCCATCCCCATCCTCACCACGACCGGGTCGTCCAGCTGGAGACGAACGTCGACGACGTCACCGGGGAGGTCCTGGGCGGCCTTTTAGAGATCCTGATGGAGGCGGGGGCCCTGGACGTCACCATCGTCCCGGCTCTGATGAAGAAGGGAAGGCCCGCAAGCCTCATCCAGGTCCTGGCGAAGAAGGAGGAGGCAGAGCGGCTCGCCCGGATCGTGATGAAGGAGACGGGAAGCCTCGGGGTCAGGGTCTTTCCGTCCCTCCACCGGTTCGTCGCCGAGAGGGAAGAGAGGGAGGTCGGCTTCGAGATAGAAGGCCGGCCTTTCAGGGTGAGATTGAAGGTGAGCCTCATCGATGGGGAGATCCTCCGGATCAAGGCTGAGCACGACGACTGCCGGCGGATCGCGCGAGAGAGCGGCCTTCCCCTGAGGGAGGTGGCGAGGAGGGCGGAGGAGGCGGCCTGGGAAGAGCTCGGCCGGCCCCCGGCCCCGGCCCATCCGTCGAGGCCCTGA
- the hemC gene encoding hydroxymethylbilane synthase produces MIVGSRGSPLALRQTRTAISLLEARGIEAEMKVVKTKGDHVLDLPLHRVSGRGLFVKEIDDLMLAGEIDVAVHSMKDLPSKRPEGLVIGAVLPRDSPLDVLVSDDGVSIDGLEEGAVVGTCSMRRAAQLRRARPDLVIESLRGNLETRLRKLEEGRYRAIVLALAGIERMGYSPNYAVLDPERFVPSANQGAIAVVATEGWAEELVGGIDHLPTRREAECERVFLEEIGGSCVVPMAAFARLSGDEISVLAEVLSLDGARSVRAEGRISAADHLEGARELSRRLVAMGGRDLAEEAVREVGSD; encoded by the coding sequence CTGATCGTAGGAAGCCGCGGAAGCCCTCTCGCTCTGCGGCAGACGAGGACCGCCATCTCCCTCCTGGAGGCGAGGGGGATCGAGGCGGAGATGAAGGTCGTCAAGACGAAGGGAGACCACGTCCTGGACCTCCCCCTCCACCGGGTCTCGGGGAGGGGGCTCTTCGTCAAGGAGATCGACGACCTGATGCTGGCGGGGGAGATCGACGTCGCCGTCCACAGCATGAAGGACCTCCCCTCCAAGAGGCCCGAGGGGCTCGTCATCGGAGCCGTCCTCCCCCGGGACTCGCCCCTGGACGTCCTGGTGAGCGACGACGGCGTCTCCATCGACGGGCTGGAGGAGGGGGCGGTCGTCGGGACCTGCAGCATGAGGAGGGCGGCGCAGCTGCGGCGGGCGAGGCCCGACCTCGTCATCGAGTCCCTCCGGGGAAACCTGGAGACGAGGCTCCGGAAGCTGGAGGAGGGGAGGTACCGGGCGATCGTCCTCGCCCTGGCGGGGATCGAGAGGATGGGGTACAGTCCCAACTACGCCGTCCTGGACCCCGAGAGGTTCGTACCTTCCGCAAACCAGGGGGCGATCGCCGTGGTGGCGACGGAAGGGTGGGCGGAGGAGCTCGTCGGTGGGATCGACCACCTCCCGACGAGGAGGGAGGCGGAGTGCGAGCGGGTATTCCTGGAGGAGATAGGCGGCTCCTGTGTCGTCCCCATGGCCGCCTTCGCCCGGCTCTCCGGGGACGAGATCTCGGTCCTGGCGGAGGTCTTGTCCCTGGATGGGGCGAGGTCGGTGAGGGCGGAGGGACGGATCTCCGCCGCCGACCACCTGGAAGGGGCGAGGGAGCTCTCCCGAAGGCTGGTGGCGATGGGCGGCCGGGATCTGGCAGAAGAGGCGGTGAGGGAAGTTGGATCGGACTGA
- the hemL gene encoding glutamate-1-semialdehyde 2,1-aminomutase → MTSDASSQLFEVAKRLMPGGVSSPVRAISPYPFYVSRAEGPHLWTKEGQRLIDYCLAYGPMILGHRHPLVMERVVKQLEQGWLYGTPSELEVSLAKRIVGHYPSIDMLRFVSTGTEATMAALRIARGYTGRDRIVKVEGGFHGAHDAVLVKAGSGATTLGVPDSLGVPKDTAKNTIQVPYNDLGAMEAALTGFDGEVAAVIMEPVLGNIGPVLPEPGYLEGARRLTEEHGVLLIFDEVITGFRLSLGGAQARYGVVPDMTTLGKIIGGGFPIGVVGGRRELMEMVAPSGGIYQAGTFNGSPVSLAAGMATLDVLEGERTLERLDSVGEDLRKALAQIVEDLGLSYSVVGTASIFKIFFGAAPKNYAEALRCDKAGYLAFFRRMLKAGVFLPPSQYETNFISAAHTDDVINETLEAYKSNLLG, encoded by the coding sequence ATGACTTCTGATGCCTCTAGCCAGCTCTTCGAGGTCGCCAAGCGGCTGATGCCGGGGGGCGTCAGCAGCCCCGTCCGGGCTATATCCCCCTACCCCTTCTACGTCTCCAGGGCCGAGGGCCCTCACCTCTGGACGAAGGAAGGCCAAAGGCTCATCGACTACTGCCTCGCCTACGGACCCATGATCCTCGGCCACAGGCACCCCCTGGTGATGGAGCGAGTCGTGAAACAGCTGGAGCAAGGCTGGCTCTACGGCACCCCCTCGGAGCTGGAGGTCTCCCTCGCAAAAAGGATCGTCGGCCACTACCCCAGCATCGATATGCTCAGGTTCGTCAGCACCGGGACGGAGGCGACGATGGCCGCCCTCAGGATCGCCCGGGGCTACACCGGCAGAGATAGGATCGTCAAGGTGGAGGGGGGGTTCCACGGCGCCCACGACGCCGTCCTGGTGAAGGCGGGGTCCGGGGCGACGACCCTGGGGGTTCCCGACTCCCTGGGGGTGCCGAAGGATACGGCCAAGAACACCATCCAGGTCCCCTACAACGACCTTGGGGCGATGGAGGCGGCCCTGACGGGCTTCGACGGCGAGGTGGCGGCGGTGATCATGGAGCCGGTCCTGGGAAACATCGGCCCCGTCCTCCCCGAGCCGGGGTACCTGGAGGGGGCGAGAAGGCTCACAGAGGAGCACGGCGTACTTCTCATCTTCGACGAGGTGATAACCGGTTTCCGGCTCAGCCTCGGAGGCGCCCAGGCCCGGTACGGCGTCGTCCCGGACATGACCACCCTGGGGAAGATCATCGGCGGAGGCTTCCCCATCGGGGTGGTGGGCGGGAGGCGTGAGCTGATGGAGATGGTCGCCCCCAGCGGCGGGATCTACCAGGCGGGGACCTTCAACGGCAGCCCCGTCTCTCTAGCCGCCGGGATGGCGACCCTCGACGTCCTGGAGGGGGAGAGGACCCTGGAGAGGCTGGACTCCGTGGGGGAGGATCTCCGGAAGGCCCTCGCCCAGATCGTTGAGGACCTCGGCCTCAGCTACTCGGTGGTGGGGACGGCCTCCATCTTCAAGATCTTCTTCGGCGCCGCTCCAAAGAACTACGCTGAGGCGCTGAGGTGCGACAAGGCGGGATACCTCGCCTTCTTCCGGAGGATGCTGAAGGCCGGGGTATTTCTGCCGCCGAGCCAGTATGAGACGAACTTCATATCCGCCGCCCACACCGACGACGTCATAAACGAGACTCTGGAGGCTTACAAGTCAAACCTGCTAGGCTGA
- the uvrB gene encoding excinuclease ABC subunit UvrB has protein sequence MTRQAQSSDPPTKPEFAIASDFEPKGSQPEAIDKLVSGLESGQRLQTLLGVTGSGKTYTVAKVIDAVKKPTLVIAHNKTLAAQLYNEFREFFPENRVEYFVSYYDYYQPESYIPAKDQYIEKDSSINPKIEQMRLAATASLLSRNDVIVVASVSCIYGLGNPENFMKMGFELKVGDRVSRREILERLVASQYERNEMELAPGRFRAKGETIDLVPGYFNNILRIELFGDEVERISEIDRQTGVRREDMRYFYVYPARHYVIPEEEQKGAIGSILAELEERLPDLDMLEAHRLQQRTLYDLEMIEETGSCKGIENYSRHFDGRRPGEPPYCLLDYFPEDFLLVIDESHQTIPQLRAMYKGDRSRKKSLVDYGFRLPSAFDNRPLRFEEFERFMRSVIFVSATPGPYELERSGQVVEQIIRPTGLLDPVVEVRPAEGQVRDVMLEIERVVAAGDRALVTTLTKKLAEELTDYLAKNGIRARYLHSEIQTIERTEIIRELRLGKFDVLVGINLLREGLDIPEVGFIGILDADKEGFLRDERSLIQTIGRASRNASSRVVLYADRMTDSVRGAVAKTEERRALQMRYNQEHGIVPQTIIKPIREKEVEITETRHIPKSDIPNVVIELEAEMRAAADALDFERAIQLRETIKKLEKESKVGEEEMKVA, from the coding sequence ATGACGAGACAGGCTCAATCTTCTGATCCACCTACAAAGCCAGAGTTTGCCATCGCCTCCGACTTCGAGCCGAAGGGCTCCCAGCCCGAGGCGATCGATAAGCTCGTCAGCGGCCTCGAATCCGGCCAGCGCCTCCAGACCCTCCTCGGAGTCACAGGCTCGGGGAAGACCTACACCGTCGCCAAGGTCATCGACGCCGTCAAGAAGCCGACCCTGGTCATCGCCCATAACAAGACCCTGGCGGCCCAGCTCTATAACGAGTTCCGGGAGTTCTTCCCCGAGAACCGGGTCGAGTACTTCGTCTCCTATTACGACTACTACCAGCCCGAGTCCTACATCCCCGCCAAAGACCAGTACATCGAGAAGGACTCCTCCATCAACCCCAAGATCGAGCAGATGCGGCTTGCGGCGACCGCCTCCCTCCTGTCGCGAAATGACGTCATCGTCGTCGCCTCCGTCTCCTGCATCTACGGTTTGGGTAACCCCGAGAACTTCATGAAGATGGGCTTTGAGCTGAAGGTCGGCGACCGCGTATCCCGCCGGGAGATCCTGGAGCGGCTCGTAGCGAGCCAGTACGAGAGAAACGAGATGGAGCTTGCGCCGGGCCGGTTTCGGGCCAAGGGGGAGACGATCGACCTCGTCCCCGGCTACTTCAACAACATCCTCCGGATCGAGCTCTTCGGCGACGAGGTGGAGCGGATATCCGAGATCGACCGGCAGACCGGCGTCCGTCGCGAGGATATGAGGTACTTCTACGTCTACCCCGCGAGACACTACGTCATCCCCGAGGAGGAGCAGAAGGGCGCCATCGGGTCGATCCTGGCGGAGCTGGAGGAGAGGCTGCCGGATCTCGATATGCTCGAAGCCCACCGCCTCCAGCAGAGGACCCTCTACGACCTCGAGATGATCGAGGAGACCGGCAGCTGCAAGGGGATCGAGAACTACTCCCGCCACTTCGACGGCAGGCGGCCTGGGGAACCGCCCTACTGCCTCCTCGACTACTTCCCCGAGGACTTCCTCCTGGTCATCGACGAGAGCCACCAGACGATCCCCCAGCTCCGCGCCATGTACAAGGGCGACCGGTCCCGAAAGAAGAGCCTCGTCGACTACGGTTTTAGATTACCAAGCGCCTTCGACAACCGGCCCCTGAGGTTCGAGGAGTTCGAGCGGTTCATGAGGAGCGTCATCTTCGTCTCGGCGACCCCCGGCCCCTACGAGCTGGAGCGGTCGGGCCAAGTGGTCGAGCAGATCATCCGGCCGACGGGGCTACTCGACCCCGTCGTCGAGGTCAGGCCCGCAGAGGGGCAGGTCCGGGACGTGATGCTGGAGATAGAACGGGTGGTCGCGGCTGGCGACCGGGCCCTGGTGACGACCCTGACGAAGAAGCTCGCCGAGGAGCTGACCGACTACCTTGCGAAGAACGGGATCCGGGCCCGCTACCTCCACTCTGAGATCCAGACGATCGAGAGGACCGAGATCATCCGCGAGCTCCGCCTGGGCAAGTTCGACGTCCTCGTCGGGATCAACCTCCTCCGGGAGGGGCTGGACATCCCCGAGGTGGGCTTCATCGGAATCCTCGACGCGGACAAGGAGGGCTTCCTCAGGGACGAAAGGAGCCTCATCCAGACCATCGGCCGGGCGTCGCGGAACGCGAGCTCCCGGGTCGTCCTCTACGCCGACAGGATGACCGACTCGGTCCGGGGCGCAGTCGCGAAGACCGAGGAGAGGCGGGCCCTCCAGATGCGGTATAACCAGGAGCACGGGATCGTCCCCCAGACGATCATAAAGCCGATCCGGGAGAAGGAGGTCGAGATCACCGAGACGAGGCATATACCAAAGTCGGATATCCCGAACGTGGTGATCGAGCTCGAAGCCGAGATGAGGGCGGCGGCTGACGCCCTCGACTTCGAGCGGGCTATTCAGCTGAGGGAGACGATAAAGAAGCTGGAGAAGGAGAGTAAGGTTGGAGAAGAGGAGATGAAAGTGGCTTGA
- a CDS encoding monovalent cation:proton antiporter family protein: MPIPILNDIIIIFLISIIAIFVGARLRVPVVVGFLVTGIVAGPHGLRLVHEVEQIEFFSEVGVVLLLFAIGIEFSFERLLRIRRAALVGGPLQVAITLLATTLIGIELGLPVNESIFAGFLIALSSTAVVLKILQDRDEVDTPHGGNTLGILIFQDIAVVPMMLFVPLLAAEESTGLSVALLMMLAKGAGIVVLVIVSAKLLVPALLYQVVRLRSSELFLLTVILICLAVAWVSYSAGLSLALGAFLAGLIISESDYSYHALGNVIPFKDVFTSFFFVSIGMLLDVGFFFESFELVAGAALGVVLLKAAVAGGVSVLLGYPIRTGVLAGLALAQIGEFSFILSKTGLDSGIMGRGEYQLFLAVSILTMAATPFVIAASPKVSEIIYRLPMPEKLRSGLPFAAIPEKRENHLVIVGYGFVGRTLAKAARVGELTYMVLEMNPEKVRGERANGVPIHYGDATQEIVLRHADVDTARVVVVAVSDEMATRRIVELARRINPKVYIMARVRHLAEAAPLYDLGADEVVPEEFETSVGIFSRVLAKYLVPRTEIEKMIVEVRSLGYEMFLNAEIEPSKISDLRRYLPNVEVVTVKVEEKAPASGKALEELELRKKLGVNVIGILRDSGNILNPVRETEIEAGDVLLLLGTSEQIAKTRYIFRDPMRYPRPGSGPLRDREAPAEREREMEGEGKAKAGGEDAAEAAPASRGLPGGEEL; the protein is encoded by the coding sequence ATGCCCATACCCATCCTCAACGACATCATAATCATCTTCCTCATCTCGATCATCGCCATCTTCGTAGGGGCGAGGCTTCGGGTCCCGGTGGTGGTGGGGTTCCTGGTGACGGGGATCGTCGCCGGCCCCCACGGCCTCCGGCTCGTCCACGAGGTGGAGCAGATAGAGTTCTTCTCCGAGGTGGGGGTCGTCCTCCTCCTCTTCGCCATCGGCATCGAGTTCTCCTTCGAGAGGCTCCTGCGGATCAGAAGGGCGGCCCTGGTGGGGGGGCCCCTCCAGGTCGCCATAACCCTTCTTGCGACCACCCTCATCGGCATCGAACTTGGGCTCCCCGTCAACGAATCGATCTTCGCCGGATTCCTCATCGCCCTCAGCAGCACCGCGGTGGTCCTCAAGATCCTCCAGGATCGGGACGAGGTGGACACCCCCCACGGCGGAAACACCCTGGGGATACTGATATTCCAGGACATAGCCGTCGTCCCCATGATGCTCTTCGTCCCCCTCCTGGCGGCGGAGGAGTCGACGGGCCTATCGGTGGCCCTCCTGATGATGCTGGCGAAGGGCGCTGGAATAGTCGTCCTGGTGATAGTCAGCGCGAAGCTCTTGGTCCCCGCCCTCCTCTACCAGGTCGTCCGCCTCCGGTCGAGCGAGCTCTTCCTCCTGACGGTGATCCTCATCTGCCTCGCCGTCGCCTGGGTCTCCTACTCCGCCGGCCTCTCCCTTGCCCTGGGGGCGTTCCTCGCGGGGCTGATCATCTCCGAGTCGGATTACAGCTATCATGCCCTGGGGAACGTCATCCCCTTCAAGGACGTCTTCACCAGCTTCTTCTTCGTCTCCATCGGGATGCTCCTGGACGTCGGCTTCTTCTTCGAGAGTTTTGAGCTGGTGGCGGGGGCGGCGCTGGGGGTCGTTCTGTTGAAGGCCGCCGTCGCCGGCGGGGTCTCCGTCCTCCTCGGCTACCCCATCAGGACGGGGGTCCTGGCGGGGCTCGCCCTCGCCCAGATCGGGGAGTTCTCCTTCATCCTCTCCAAGACCGGCCTCGACTCCGGGATCATGGGCCGGGGCGAGTACCAGCTCTTCCTGGCGGTCTCGATTCTTACGATGGCGGCAACCCCCTTCGTCATCGCCGCCTCGCCTAAGGTCTCAGAGATCATTTATCGCCTCCCCATGCCGGAGAAGCTGAGGTCGGGCCTCCCCTTCGCCGCGATCCCTGAGAAGAGGGAGAACCACCTGGTGATCGTCGGCTACGGCTTCGTCGGAAGGACCCTGGCCAAGGCCGCGAGGGTAGGAGAGCTCACCTACATGGTCCTGGAGATGAACCCGGAGAAGGTGAGGGGGGAGAGGGCGAACGGGGTGCCGATCCACTACGGGGATGCCACCCAGGAGATCGTCCTCCGGCACGCCGACGTCGATACGGCGAGGGTCGTCGTCGTCGCCGTCTCCGACGAGATGGCGACCCGGAGGATCGTCGAGCTGGCGAGGAGGATCAACCCCAAGGTGTACATCATGGCCCGGGTCCGCCACCTCGCCGAGGCGGCGCCCCTCTACGACCTGGGGGCGGACGAGGTCGTCCCCGAGGAGTTCGAGACCTCGGTGGGGATCTTCTCCCGGGTCCTCGCCAAGTACCTCGTCCCCAGGACCGAGATCGAGAAGATGATCGTGGAGGTCCGGTCCCTCGGCTACGAAATGTTCCTGAACGCCGAGATCGAGCCGTCGAAAATCTCGGACCTGAGGCGGTACCTCCCCAACGTCGAGGTCGTAACCGTCAAGGTGGAGGAGAAGGCCCCCGCCTCCGGGAAGGCCCTGGAGGAATTGGAGCTGCGAAAGAAGCTGGGGGTGAACGTCATCGGAATCCTCCGGGACTCGGGGAACATCCTGAACCCCGTCAGGGAGACGGAGATCGAGGCCGGAGACGTCCTCCTCCTCCTCGGGACCTCGGAGCAGATCGCCAAGACGAGGTACATCTTCCGGGACCCCATGAGGTACCCCCGGCCGGGGTCGGGGCCCCTGAGGGACCGGGAGGCCCCCGCCGAAAGGGAGAGAGAGATGGAGGGCGAAGGGAAGGCAAAAGCCGGTGGCGAGGACGCCGCCGAGGCGGCCCCAGCCTCCCGGGGACTCCCGGGCGGGGAGGAGCTCTGA
- the cobA gene encoding uroporphyrinogen-III C-methyltransferase translates to MDRTECGKVWLVGAGPGDPELLTLKARRLLEEADVILFDRLLSSEILGWAGEGAEMIDVGKLPGRHKLSQEEINALLVEKGREGKVVVRLKGGDPFVFGRGGEEGLALAAARVPFEVVPGVTSAISVPAGAGIPVTHRGVATAFTVVTGHEEPGKEEELDWEALARVGGTIVVLMGVSRLAENVSALLRGGRDPKTPAALIERGWSPEERVVVGTLGDVVERAKEEDVQAPAILVVGEVVALSEELRRPTIAILRPDNRGEESERIAISLGFRPILAPSIAFLELPLPKDLPERIEAADCVVFTSATGAEIALRDEGLAALLRRSVLATIGPRTEEALAERGLSASIVPESFSSRGLALALAPRFKKVLLLRSAKGSPELVEILEEAGVEVDEVHLYDIAPSGDSRLDWLILRGTPDVFAFTSGSTARNLLARAKELDAEGRLRERLSEAKVVAIGPPTRSALEELGVRVDVMPDRYTFGAMLEELRRRG, encoded by the coding sequence TTGGATCGGACTGAATGCGGTAAGGTATGGCTCGTCGGCGCCGGCCCCGGGGACCCGGAGCTGTTGACGCTGAAGGCGAGGAGGCTCCTTGAAGAGGCCGATGTGATCTTGTTCGACCGGCTCCTATCCTCCGAGATCCTCGGATGGGCGGGGGAGGGGGCGGAGATGATCGACGTCGGAAAGCTCCCCGGCCGCCACAAGCTCTCTCAGGAGGAGATCAATGCCCTCCTGGTGGAGAAGGGGAGGGAGGGGAAGGTCGTCGTCAGACTGAAGGGGGGCGATCCCTTCGTCTTCGGGAGGGGCGGGGAGGAGGGGCTAGCCCTCGCCGCGGCGAGGGTGCCTTTCGAGGTCGTCCCGGGGGTCACCTCAGCGATATCCGTCCCGGCGGGGGCGGGGATCCCCGTCACCCATCGGGGCGTAGCCACCGCCTTCACCGTCGTCACCGGCCACGAGGAGCCGGGGAAGGAGGAGGAGCTGGACTGGGAGGCCCTGGCCCGGGTCGGCGGGACCATCGTCGTCCTGATGGGGGTATCGAGGCTCGCAGAGAACGTCTCCGCCCTCCTCCGGGGTGGCCGCGACCCAAAGACCCCGGCCGCCCTCATCGAGAGGGGGTGGAGCCCCGAGGAGAGGGTCGTCGTCGGAACCCTTGGAGACGTAGTCGAGAGGGCGAAGGAGGAGGACGTCCAGGCCCCGGCGATCCTGGTGGTGGGGGAGGTGGTAGCCCTATCAGAGGAGCTGAGGCGGCCGACGATCGCCATCCTGAGGCCGGACAACCGGGGGGAGGAGTCCGAGAGGATCGCCATATCCCTCGGCTTCAGGCCGATCCTCGCCCCCTCCATAGCCTTCTTGGAGCTTCCCCTGCCTAAGGACCTCCCCGAGAGGATCGAGGCGGCCGACTGCGTCGTCTTCACCAGCGCCACCGGGGCGGAGATCGCCCTCCGGGACGAGGGGCTCGCGGCCCTTCTGAGGAGGTCGGTCCTCGCCACCATCGGACCCCGGACGGAGGAGGCTCTGGCGGAACGGGGGCTCTCGGCGTCCATCGTCCCCGAGAGCTTCAGCTCCCGGGGGCTCGCCCTCGCTCTCGCGCCCCGGTTCAAGAAGGTCCTCCTCCTCCGGAGCGCCAAGGGAAGCCCCGAGCTGGTGGAGATCCTCGAAGAGGCGGGGGTGGAGGTGGACGAGGTCCACCTCTACGACATCGCCCCCTCCGGCGACTCCAGGCTCGACTGGCTGATCCTCCGGGGGACCCCGGACGTCTTCGCCTTCACCAGCGGCTCCACCGCCAGAAACCTTCTCGCGAGGGCGAAGGAGCTCGACGCCGAGGGCCGCCTCCGGGAGAGGCTCTCCGAGGCGAAGGTGGTGGCGATCGGCCCCCCCACCAGGTCGGCTCTGGAGGAACTCGGGGTGAGGGTGGATGTGATGCCGGATAGGTACACCTTCGGTGCCATGCTGGAAGAGCTGAGGAGGAGAGGATGA